The nucleotide sequence CACTAGGCTGCCGGGCGTGGGGTTGTCGGTGGGCACGGTACCGTCGAGGTTCAGGCGCAAAATCTTGCCGTTGAGCGACGCCGGATTCTGGGCTTCGGGCTGCTGCTGGGCGTCGCCGGTGGTCATCAGCAGAGTGCGGTCGGGCAGTATAAGCAGGCGCGAGCCGCTGTGCGTGGTCACGGCCGGAATGTTGCCCAGCAGCACCAGCGGGCTGCCCAGGGTGCCCGCCGTGGCCGAATACGTGTAGCGCACCAGCTTTTCCTTGAGCAGCCCGCCGTCGGTGTAGTTGTACACGATGTACACGAAGGGCGAAGCGGTGAAATCGGGGTGCAGGGCCATGCCCAGCAAGCCGCTTTCGCCGGTTTCGGTCACGTCGGCCACGGTCAGCAGCGGCAGCACCTGGCCGGTGTTGGGGTTTACGCGGCTGATGCGGCCGCCGCGCTCCGTCATCCAGAGGAAGTTGTCGGGCCCCCACAGCAGCTCCCAGGGCGTATCCAGGTTGTTGGCGACGGCCGACAGCGTAAGCGTGGTGGTGCCCACCGTGTAGGTGGCCAGCGCCGGGTTTTGCTGGGCCACGGCCGGAGCCGACAGGCCGGCAATCAGCAGGAAAGTAGCAGTGCGTTTCATGATAAAGAGTCTGAAGGTGAACGTGGTATACTTCCATACGCGCCCCGGCCGATTACGGATTAAACGGCCGCTGCCTGTTGGTTTGTAGCTTTGAAAACACCGCTCGCCGGCTGAGGTTGCCTCCGCCGGCTTTCCGTTTCCATTCCCCTGCTTCGCCATGTTGCTTACCGAGTCCCGCCCCGACGGCTTCACCATCAGCACCGACCCCGCCCGCCTCGACGTGGCCGCCATCCACCGCTACCTGGCCCACGACTCCTATTGGGCCAAAGGCATTCCGCTGGATACCGTGGAGCGGGCCATTGCCAACTCGCTGCCGTTTGGGCTCTACACGCCCGAGGGCCAGCTGGCCGGCTTTGCCCGCGTCGTTACGGATTACGCCACGTTTGCCTGGCTCTGCGACGTATTTGTGCTGCCGGCGCACCGCGGCCAGGGCTTATCGAAGTGGCTGATGCAGGTGGTGTGGGCCCACCCGCAACTGCAAGGCCTGCGCCGCCGCCTGCTGGCCACCCTCGATGCCCACGGGCTGTACGAGCAGTTCGGTTTCGCCCCATTGGCCGCCCCCGACCGGTTTCTGGAGATTCGCCAGCACAATCCCTACGGCGTCGAAACGGCCAATTAGCCGGTGCGCCAGCATTTCGGCGTTGCGCCCGGGCACTCGCGCTGAGACAAGCTGGCTCTGTATCTTGCCGCTCTCCTCACTCCCCACTCTGTTTCATGCCAATTCCCGCCCCCCGGTTCCTGCTGCCTGCCGCGCTGCTGTTCCTCGCCGCCTGCTCCGAGCAGAAGAAAGCCCCCGCCGAAACCGCCGCCCCCGCGCCCCCGCCGCGTCCCGATACCACCTTAGCCGCCGCCCCGCCCGCCACCCCCGCGCGCCCCGATACCGCCTACGTGCACGACGTGGCGGCCTACCTCGCCGGCCAGTCGGTCAGCAAATCCAGCGACCTGCAGCCACTCGCCGCCCAGCCCGCCTGGCAGGCCTTCGCCACCGATGCGGATAAGAGCTGGACCAGCTACCACGCCACCCGCACCACCAAAATCGAGCAGTGGGCCGCCACCGAGCTGGATTCAGTGCGAACGGCCAGCCCCACCGTGTTCTACCCCTTCAGCGGCCCCGATTTGCTCAACGTCGTGACGATGTTTCCGAACAGCAGCACCTACGTGCTGGTGGGGCTAGAGCCGGTGGGCTCCGTGCCGCGCCGCGCCACGCTCAGCAACCCCCGGCTGTTTCCGGCCCTCAAGGCGTCGTTGTGGTCGGTGCTGAACTTCAGCTTCTTTCGCACCAACGACATGGCCGTCGACCTCAAATCGGTGGAGCTGGATGGGGCTCTGCCGCTCATCATGCTGTTTGCGGCCCGCACCGGCCACCAGATTCAGGAGGTGCGCTACGTGCAGCTCTCCACCGAAGGCCAGCTGACCGCCGCCGACAGCACCGTTATCCGTCGGCCCGGTCCCAAGGTCATTCCCGGCGTCGAGCTGACCATGCTCAGCCCAGCCGGCAAAGAGCAGAAGGTGCAATACTTCTCTGCCGACATCAGCGACTGGAAAATGGGTACCAATAAGGAAGCCGTGGTGCAGTACGTGGCCGGCCTCGGGCCGCTGGCTACCTACGTGAAATCGGCCACCTACCTCATGCACAAGCCCTATTTCAGCAAAATCCGCAACCTCATCCTCACCCGCAGCAACTACCTGCTCCAGGATGATTCCGGCATTGCCATGAAGTACATTCCAGCCGTCGACTGGCGCTTCACCTACTACGGCACTTACAAGCGCCCCATCAACCTGTTTGCCAAGCACTACCAGCCCGAGCTGACCCGCGTCTACACCGATACCACCAACCGGCCGCGCCCCCTCCCTTTCGGCACCGGCTACAACTGGCGCCAGAACGATTCCAACCTGCTGCTGGCCCGCCGCAAAACGATGCTGTAGCGCGCAGGCCCCAGCAAACCATCAAATAGCCACCCCACGCAAGCCACGGCCATTGCCGTGGCTTGTTTCGTTATTGAGTTGCGCCTGCAGCCAACCAATCAACACTTCATTGCCAGCTCCGCTGTGGGGCAGGGGAGAAGAAGCCTGCTTATGAGGCCTACTTATATAGAGTATGTTTTCGCGCAACTAATGTCTGTCTCGCTGATTGCGTAATTTTCGAAGATGAGCCACTCTTATATAATAGGTGTACTCCGGTGCTGTATGCTGCTGCATTGCCTCGCGTGGCCATGCTTTGCGCTGGCGCAATCCGCTACCGGCTCGCCAACCGCAGTTGCGCCCAACTCAGCCACCCAGCAATCCGCCAACAGTCCGCTACTCGACAGCCTGCTGCACACCGACCCCCAACTAGTCCGCATCGCCGACAACCCCCGCGAATACGAACTGCAGATCATCTACACCCAGATCAACCGCGACGAGCACAACCAGCCGCATTTCATCCAGCACAACTTCCAGCTTGACGCCCGCCAGTATTTCAACCCTGCCAGCCTGATAAAGCTGCCCACCGCCGCACTGGCCCTCGAAAAGCTCAACCAGCTGGCCCGGCCCGGCCTCACCCGGCGCAGCCCTATGGCCACTGGCACCGCCTTCCGCTGCCAGACCGCCGCGCCCTACATCCCCGCCGCCGACTCCGACCAACTCAACACCGTCGGCAACTACATCAAGCGGATGCTGCTCGTCAGCGACAACAACGCCTACAATCGGCTCTACGAGTTCCTCGGCCAGCGCCCCCTCAACGAACGTCTGGCGCAATTAGGCTACACCGACACCCGCATCGTGCGCCGTTTCGCCCCCTGCGACCCGGAAGCCAACCGCCACACCAACCCCATCAGCTTTTTCACAGCCGCCGGGCAGCCACTCTACCAGCAGCCCGCGGCTATCAACCCTGAGCCGTTCAGTTATCCGCTAGGCCACATCACCAAAGGCCGCGCCCACCAGGCCGGCGGCCGCATCATCGCCCAGCCCTACGATTTCACCACCGCCAACTACCTCCCTCTGCAGCACGTCACCGACATGCTCAAGGCCATCCTGTTTCCGCAAGCCACCCCCACCACCCAGCAGTTCCAGCTAACTCCCGACGATTACGCCTTTCTGCGCTATTATCTGCACCATACCCCGCACAGCTCAGCCTATAAGCC is from Hymenobacter yonginensis and encodes:
- a CDS encoding serine hydrolase; the protein is MLLHCLAWPCFALAQSATGSPTAVAPNSATQQSANSPLLDSLLHTDPQLVRIADNPREYELQIIYTQINRDEHNQPHFIQHNFQLDARQYFNPASLIKLPTAALALEKLNQLARPGLTRRSPMATGTAFRCQTAAPYIPAADSDQLNTVGNYIKRMLLVSDNNAYNRLYEFLGQRPLNERLAQLGYTDTRIVRRFAPCDPEANRHTNPISFFTAAGQPLYQQPAAINPEPFSYPLGHITKGRAHQAGGRIIAQPYDFTTANYLPLQHVTDMLKAILFPQATPTTQQFQLTPDDYAFLRYYLHHTPHSSAYKPYAGTQYFEAYKKYLYYGRRPHAQTNPSLHIYNVVGMSHGYLADVAYFADTATNTEFMLSAVVYVNHDGIINDGAYEYTTIGLPFLEKLGQRLWQFETQRPRQFAPDLSVLFELETVR
- a CDS encoding GNAT family N-acetyltransferase gives rise to the protein MLLTESRPDGFTISTDPARLDVAAIHRYLAHDSYWAKGIPLDTVERAIANSLPFGLYTPEGQLAGFARVVTDYATFAWLCDVFVLPAHRGQGLSKWLMQVVWAHPQLQGLRRRLLATLDAHGLYEQFGFAPLAAPDRFLEIRQHNPYGVETAN